The window GAAGTGCATGATGCTTAGGAAATTACTAAGATTTAAGAATTTGACACTGAATTTTGAgcttattttgataaaaaaaatctgTGTGGTTAGGATGTATCCAATTTTATGGCCCCTAGTACTTAGTGATATCACATAGTCTATCATTTTTCTTCCATAGCTCCTGATCAGAAGGACACCACCAATGATTGGTCAGAGATGATGAAATTATTACATGAAGTTCGTCGTACAAGTTATTCAGACGTCTCTTCTGTGGAAGATGTTCCCGGTGATGGAAAAAATAGTGTCTTCCATCCAGTGGTGGGAGACGGGACATGGACAGATTCTGAGGAGAGAACCAACTATCTGGATAGAGATCCACATGAAGCACACGGCCACGTCCAGCCGACGCATCTACCCAATGTGCTGGAAAGGGGCTTAGCCGGAATCAAATCAGAAGTGGCCCACCTCCATATATCAGTGCTACACTTAGTTTATGGCATGATAGAATGTGACCACACCATGAGGTTCCTCACCACCAGGATGCAGGAGCTCCAGAAGGAGATGATTACCACCGCCTCAGAGACCACCCAAACCCTCCAAAGAGGAGTCCACTTACTCCAGGAGCTCATGGCAAAGCATGAACCCTGCCTGGCAGATAAGTCTACCAACCGGCGTGCCAAACCAGGCCCGTCCGCTGTAAGGAAATCCAAGAGAGGTTATGGGGCTATGAAGACAAGATCCTCTGACGCTAAGGGTTTACGTCATTCTAAAAGACACAAAATGTCCCACATTTAATGATTATTAAAAGTCTTTCCATCCAATATCTGTATAGATAGATCACTATAATTTTTTTTGGTGTTAAAGGGTCATGGGGTTTGGTGATCGGCACCCGTGGGGGCTCCTGCGATGGTTGACAAAAACCCCCGATCTCAGGGTTCCCATCTCCAGTCCTCTGGAGCCACCAGCAGGGCATGTTCTCAGAATTTCCTTAGTATTaccatcacctgtgcaatgctaaggaaatccggaAAATCTGCccggttggtggctcttgaggactagagttgaggaACACTGCCGTATATCCTGTATGTGGTTTGAACAGGAAAATGCATTCATGCGGCCCATGGTATCCCAATCGCGGGGTAACAGGGGATAATCGTGGCCTACTAAACTAATCCTCAGGCTAGGGGTGTCCCTGCTGTATCTGATCCCAGAAATActcctgaaggtgaggatgtctgggccgccttccttcccctgctcttgaccagccctgatctactaCCTCTTTCCTCCCTACCCCAGTGTCACAGAGAATCTGGGTAACAGAATATGGACCTCTAAACTGACCCTCAGGATAGGGGTTCCTAGCTGTCCCTGATGCCGGAGATACTCCTGAAGGtcatgatgtctgggccgccttccttcccctgctcttgaccagtcctgatctagtaCCTCTTTCCTCCCTACCCCAGTATCACAGAGAATCTGAGTAACAGAATATGGacctctaaactggccctcaggataGGGgtgcctagctgtccctgatcccagagattctCCTGACGGTGATAATTTCTGGGCCACCTTCCTACCCctgttcctgaccagccctgatctagtacctcTTCCCCTACACcagttgttgtgaatgtcatccgagtgggtactggtgtggagctccctctggtggccaggaatgctaacgaagctgagtctgaatctgtgactcaaacaggtggtggtattaattgggaatccaggaagtcctattgctgaccagcctggtgtatataggaaagCAGTTTCTGCTTTGCTGCTGCCAGTGATAAATGTTTGCTGttgtctctgaagatggctgggagtttgtccttcagtttcctctatttatcctgcgccagaatccactccagataagtctgcacGTTTTCTTTTCctaattgctggttttgcacctacgggtgttttttgttgtttttccatTTGTTCTTTGTTTGTTTTCTTGcatgtgaggatctggctctctgctatttttgagagggcagttccttcagccAGAAAGGGAGTTTCTCCTTGTTCTGATTATGATTATTTGAACTTTTGTATTTTATTTGTTCTgtaattttgtttcttcccattatatttgcagttctgtttaaagtgtctggcacaagaataCCTGATATACAGTAGTGGGGGAAAGACCATGTGGTCTTAGgtctttttttctatcaggagtttgtttgtttttttttgcagggtattttgctggccgcaatcagttatcattcctgtcctgtcctgttgtatctagtaagtcgggcctcacctttgctaatctatattttctatctgtgtattgtgttttcttacatcaccgtcgttacatgttgggggcttgctatttctttggggactgctctgaggcaagttaggattcctcacttgtatctttgaggtgtagcaactttctccggcagtgatgaggtgtctaggtgtgttaggaacatcccactgctatttctagtgttgtctgacagataggggattgcgatCAGCttcgtttccaactactcttgtggtttttgtattttcatgattaatgggattttttgtgatcgtccacagttaccagttcataacaccaGTGTATCGGAAAATCTGGGTAACAGAATATGGacctctaagctgaccctcagTCTAGGGGGgctctagctgtccctgatcccagaaatACTCCTAAGGGTGATGATGTCTGGTGCACCTTACTAcccctgcttctgaccagccctgatctagtacctcCTTCCTCACAACCCCAGTATCACAGAGAATCCGGGTAACAGAATATAGACCTCTAGGCTGACCCTCAAACTAAAGACCCTAAACTAtctcttatcccagaggtaagcatgatggtagctaggtctgggccCCCAGTGTGTCCCTAACTCCAGATCTTACACCCCCTTTCCCACCACCCCAAGAGAAAACCAGGACtggagaagcaaaccccacaaataacacagacaggggaaagaaccaaaactcatgcacactgcaccTGGAGGGAAGGAGGACAGGACTGTGAAAACTAACAGGGAAAACCAGCTctctatcacacagcacgctcacacagagtaatcagacaacaagcgataaggaggaaaactaaagaAGAGAGGAAATAATTAgatgacaggaggaattccacagcacaccaagcaatacGCAgcaaatcaccagactggaaatcAGCAGCACACAGACCGGTGTAgtgaaaagctatagtcggcataggaagacaaattcctccatcttaaaaaagcAGAGAGTTACTGTGatgggtctcctgcaacatgtcatTGTCATCCAAAAGGTATCCAGCAGACAAGCAGAAAGTCTGCAGATGaagaaactttattttatttctacaCTTTTGGTAGTCACAGCTCCTCCATCAGGAAAGATTACAGATGTACAACCACAATATGATATATGATAtatagggggtgtatatacagGATGCCCAATACAAAAAAAGGGAACATCCAGTCACCTGATGTCTCTTTGTATAAAGCAAATAAGAAAGAAAATACATCAATTAAGaaaccatgtacaagaatataactaaaataatactgcccctatgtacaagaatataactaaaataatactgcccctatgtactagaatataactaaaataatactgcccctatgcacaagaatataactactataatactgcccctatgtacaagaatataactactataatactgcccctatgtacaagaatataactactataatactgctcctatgtacaagaatataactactataatactgctcctatgtacaagaatataactactataatactgcccctatgtacaagaatataactaaaataatactgcccctatgtacaagaatataactactataatactgcctctatatacaagaatataactactataaaactgctcctatgtacaagaatataactactataatactgcccctatgtacaagaatataactactataatactgctcctatgtacaagaacataactactataatactgccccctatgtacaagaatataactactataatactgccccctatgtacaagaatataactactataatactgctcctatgtacaagaatataagtactataatactgccccctatgtacaagaatataactactataatactgtccgctatgtacaagaatataactactataatactgccctctatgtacaagaatataactactataatactgcccctctgtacaagaatataactactataatactgccccctatgtacaagaatataactactataatactgcccctatgtacaagaatataactactataatactgcctcctatatacaagaatataactactataatactgcccctatgtacaagaatataactactataatactgctcctatgtacaagaatataactactataatactgcccctatgtacaagaatataactactataatactgcccctatgtacaagaatataactactataatactgctcctatgtacaagaatataactactataatactgccccctatgtacaagaatataactactataatttgccccctatgtacaagaatataactactataatactgcccgctatgtgcaagaatattactactataatactgccccctatgtacaagaatataactactataatactgccccctatgtacaagaatataactactataatactgccccctatgtacaagaatataactactataatactgcccctatgtacaagaatataactactataatactgcccctatgtaataaATGCTATCTGCTGTTCTCTTCGGCTGTTGCTGCTTTGTAGCTGATCCCGGGTACAGatgaccccagtgctgtgtgtataaTGCACTTGTTCTGGGCAGAGATATCAGTAATTATATTGCATCCTGATAATACCGTCTGTTAATTTATGCGCTGGTTACTTATTCAGATTTTCAACAACTTGATAATGAATGTTTGCTCCGGCAGACAGCAAAGAGAAATGATTTGGAGAAATGAAGCTTCTTTGTGGCCCCCCAGGGCCGGCGTTGTGCGCAGTTCACCCCACATGTTGCTTTATTCACGGAATGAACAATTATCATGTAATTTACCAGATCTATTCTTTTTTTTCCTAATTCAGCGGTTGTGTGTGGTATCGGAAAGTATATGTCATACATTCTCCAGAAATAAGACTGCGATCCAGTGCTCATATACTACTGCCATCCAGTGCTCAGATAATACTGCCAAATGGTGCTCATATAATACTgtcatacagtgctcatataatactgtcatacagtgctcatataatactgTCATACACTGCTCATATCATACTGTCATACAGTACTCATATAATACTACCATTAAGTACTCATATAATACTGTCATACACAGCTCAtatcatactgtcatacactgcTCATATCATACTGCCATCCATTGCTCATATAATACTGCCATCCAGTGCTCATATAATACTGCCATCCAGTGCTCATATAATAGTGCCATCCAGTGCTCATATAATACTGTCATACACTGCTCATATCATACTgtcatacagtgctcatataatgcTCATATAATTAAGTactcatataatactgccatacgatGCTCATATAattctgccatacagtgctcaaataattctGGCGTTAAGTGCtcatataatactgctatacagtgctcaTATAGTACTGCCATACAATGCTCATGTAattctgccatacagtgctcatataatagtgccatacagtgctcatacaatactgccatacagtgctcataccatactgccatacagtgttaatataatactgccatactgtgctcatacaatactgccatacagtgctcatataatactaccatacagtgtttatataatactgccatacagtgctcatataaaataccatacagtgctcatataatattGCCATCCAGTGGTGATATAATAGAATCGGTTTAATTGTAAACACCAATTAGACAATCTATGACATTTGCCTGGAAGTGCACTGGAGGTTGTGCAGGGCACACAAGCGCCCCCCTGCTATACTGGACGGAACTGGTAGTGCATGGAGAATGGCACAAGGTGGGAAGCAGTGGTATGGGATATTCTCTCTGTACTTATGGGTTATTCATGATTGGAAAAAccacagcgccacacctgtccctAGGTCATCagtggtattgcagctcattcCCATTCACTTCAAAGGCTCTATGGTGCAATACCAGACCCAACCTGTGAACATGAGTGGCGCTATTTCTCAAAAAAAACCTCCATCCaattggacaaccactttaaatccTTAGCTGAGACCACCAGGGACGTAACCTTCAAGGGGTTGTCTTATCAAATACATTTGTGGCAAACTGCTAGGATATGGTGGGATCTTTTAGGGCCTCTCCGTGCTTTTCCCTATAAAATGCTGTTGTCCGACATTAGTCACACATGATTAGATTGCGTTGAATAACAGCGCCCCCTTGTACACTGGTCACATCTGGTATTGCAGCTATTTTCTGCCAATCTCACAGATGCCCTTAACTTTTAAAGACGCAGCAAATATTGTCAGaacggtgatgatgatgatgatgatgatgacagcagagcgatgatgatgatgatgatgatga is drawn from Anomaloglossus baeobatrachus isolate aAnoBae1 chromosome 3, aAnoBae1.hap1, whole genome shotgun sequence and contains these coding sequences:
- the LOC142295769 gene encoding uncharacterized protein LOC142295769 codes for the protein MDTDHSSSAAPDQKDTTNDWSEMMKLLHEVRRTSYSDVSSVEDVPGDGKNSVFHPVVGDGTWTDSEERTNYLDRDPHEAHGHVQPTHLPNVLERGLAGIKSEVAHLHISVLHLVYGMIECDHTMRFLTTRMQELQKEMITTASETTQTLQRGVHLLQELMAKHEPCLADKSTNRRAKPGPSAVRKSKRGYGAMKTRSSDAKGLRHSKRHKMSHI